One Mustelus asterias chromosome 29, sMusAst1.hap1.1, whole genome shotgun sequence DNA segment encodes these proteins:
- the LOC144480595 gene encoding cocaine- and amphetamine-regulated transcript protein-like, producing MESDRLLAAVCLSILLSLASGTESSDLETRALRDFYPKDLYPSSEKELLGALQEVLEKLQSKRLPAWEKKFGQVPLCDVGEQCAVRKGARIGKLCDCPRSSGCNFFLLKCL from the exons ATGGAGAGCGACCGACTACTCgccgctgtctgtctctctatcctcCTGTCTCTGGCCAGTGGCACCGAGAGCTCGGATCTGGAGACCAGAGCCCTGAGAGATTTCTACCCAAAGGATCTTTATCCTTCCAGCGAAAAGGAACTG CTCGGAGCACTGCAAGAAGTCTTGGAGAAACTGCAGAGTAAGCggcttccagcctgggaaaagaaGTTTGGACAGGTCCCTCTG TGTGACGTTGGGGAACAATGTGCTGTGAGAAAAGGAGCCAGGATTGGAAAACTCTGTGACTGCCCCAGGAGTTCTGGCTGTAACTTCTTCTTGCTCAAATGCTTGTAG